The nucleotide window CCCacaatgtaagacattttttacACTACACTAATgtaaaaaacgtcttacattatggatCCTACTCCAGAGAACTACGCCGTCCCTTCTCACAAAAACTTAGCTCAATGGAAAGATCCTCAGCTACACCGCACTTCCTGTTTTTAATTCAATAAGATGAACTATAGTCCATGCATGAAATACCAACATTTCGTAAAACATTGCAAACTTTTTATACGACACATGAATCATTATACGGTACGAGGTGTAGTAGTAGCTGATTGGCTCGGGGAAATACACTTCGGCTCCTGGTTGTATATACACCCTATATGAAGAATCTCTTTTAATAATTAAACAGAAAGTCAAAATAGTTCATAATGTTTTTTAGAATAAACTTGACTTATTTTTGCACTAGTATGTAAATTTCCATAAAATAAAAATCAACGTTGACTTCACAGCGAAAAAGACAAAATTCATTTACTATTATAGGTCACTAGTCACACTATTTTGATCAAAATTTTGTCTTTCTTGAAAAGAAGTCAAAGGGGGATTTTCTTTTTGTGAAAATTTTCTCACAAGTATAATGTAAGGTCAagtttatttcaaaaatattttcagaattttttgactTTTGTTGAATTACTAAATTATTTTTTCATATAGGGTGTATATGTCCCCATAGATCAAAAATTTCCCTCCATTGGCTCTGCCGGTAGGTAGCGGTGCCGCTCACTTTTTTCACTTTAAAGTGGAGACCTCGTCGAGGAgcaatgctacacctacgtagcAATCATACGTAAACTAACGTAATAGCTTAGGTGGCTTTTGCAAACCAACCCGTGGTTgagatggttaggtggacagtggtattcCTAACCCATCAGgattcaaatcctggtgctcacattatttctggatttatttcaggattttcggcgatgcgctttcagtgggaggagacgttcccgtcgacgacgaggcgcctacggtgacttcgtaaatctcaagatgatatgctggctcagtctctcggagatgctcataggggtaaggtgtgcgtgtgtgcgttcatagggatgagtgtatgcgcgtgtatatgagcgcttgtgtctgtactgatgctaaaAAAAAGGTTAGGTGCCTTTTTCTGTTGGAGGAAATTAGGGGAAGGGGCCCCCCTAGCTGAAATCAGGGGGGCAAAGGAATTAGGGATTAGTAGTTAGTTAAGTTACGTAACAGCACGTAGAATATTACAGCATTTTTGCCTCGTCGACTCCCCTCCACTCTCGGATCTATATCCTTCTCCAGAGAACCACGCCGTCCCTTCCCAAAAACCTCGCTCAATGGAAAGATCCTCAGCTACACCGCACTTCCTGTTCGTCACCACGCCGATGCAGGGCCACATCAACCcggcgcgccgcctcgccgcccgcgtgATGGCGTCGATGCCGGGCGCGCGCGTCACCTTCTCCACCGCCGTTGGAGGCCACCGGCTCATGTTCCCGTCCCTAGCGAGCCCCGACGAAGAGACCGTCGACGACGCCGGCGTGCTGTACGTCCCCTACTCCGACGGCTTCGACGAGGGGTTCAGGCCCGAGGTGCATGGCACGGACACCTACAAGGAGCGCGCGCGCGCCTTGGGGCGCGAGACGCTCTCCGCCGTCGTCGCCGGACTCGCCGCGCGGGGCCGCCCCGTGACGTGCATGGTCTACGCCTTCCTCGTCGGGTGGGCACCCCACGTCGCGCGCGCGCACGGGATCCCCGCGGCGCTCTACTGGATCCAGCCGGCCGCCGTGTTCGCCGTGTACTACCACTACTTCCACGGCCACGAAGCTCTCATCGCCTCCTGCGCCAACGACGCtgaccccgacgccgccgtcgaGCTGCCGGGACTGCCGCCTCTCAGGTCCAGCGCGCTCCCGTCTGTCGTGTCTATTACCTCGCCGGAGCACCCGCACTACCTGCTGCTCGACATGATGCGCGATCTCTTCTTGGTGCTCGACGAGTACAAGCCCAAGGTGCTCGTCAACACTTTCGACGCGCTGGAGCCGGACGCGCTCGGCGCAGTCGCGCAGTTCGAGCTCGTCGCCGTCGGGCCGGTGGTGCCGGACGAGGCATCTCCGTCGAGGTCGGACCTGTTCCGGCGCGACGACGGGAAGGGGTACATGGAGTGGCTGGACACGAAGCCGGCACGGTCCGTGGTGTACGTCTCGTTCGGGAGCTTCCTTTCGATGAGCGAGCGGCAGGCGGAGGAGACGAGGCGCGGCCTGGAGGCGACCGGCCGGCCGTACCTGTGGGTGGCGCGCAAGGGTGCCGGTGAATGCGCGACTTTggacggcggcgacgacgacaACGGAGTGCGCGCGCAAGGGGTGGTGGTGGAGTGGTGCGACCAGGTGAAGGTGCTGTCGCACCCGGCGGTGGGCTGCTTCGTGACGCACTGCGGGTGGAACTCGACGCTGGAGAGCGTCACGAGCGGCGTGCCGATGGTGGCCGTGCCGCAGTGGACGGACCAGCCGACGGTGGcgtggctggtggaggcgcgcaTGGGCGTTGGCGTGCGCGCCCGGGCGGACGACGAGGGCGCGGTGGACCGAGGCGAGCTGCAGCGGTGCGTGGAGACGATCATGGGCGACGGGGAGGCCGCGTTGGGGATCCGGGCTCAGGCGG belongs to Triticum urartu cultivar G1812 chromosome 7, Tu2.1, whole genome shotgun sequence and includes:
- the LOC125521857 gene encoding cyanidin 3-O-rutinoside 5-O-glucosyltransferase-like, giving the protein MERSSATPHFLFVTTPMQGHINPARRLAARVMASMPGARVTFSTAVGGHRLMFPSLASPDEETVDDAGVLYVPYSDGFDEGFRPEVHGTDTYKERARALGRETLSAVVAGLAARGRPVTCMVYAFLVGWAPHVARAHGIPAALYWIQPAAVFAVYYHYFHGHEALIASCANDADPDAAVELPGLPPLRSSALPSVVSITSPEHPHYLLLDMMRDLFLVLDEYKPKVLVNTFDALEPDALGAVAQFELVAVGPVVPDEASPSRSDLFRRDDGKGYMEWLDTKPARSVVYVSFGSFLSMSERQAEETRRGLEATGRPYLWVARKGAGECATLDGGDDDNGVRAQGVVVEWCDQVKVLSHPAVGCFVTHCGWNSTLESVTSGVPMVAVPQWTDQPTVAWLVEARMGVGVRARADDEGAVDRGELQRCVETIMGDGEAALGIRAQADLWRGRAEEAIAGGGTSERNLRAFASELCSDVNGTRGDGVRAAATCT